The following are from one region of the Egibacteraceae bacterium genome:
- a CDS encoding NADH-ubiquinone oxidoreductase-F iron-sulfur binding region domain-containing protein, with the protein MASSSVTPDQSVLLLDDEPLPDVDAYRSAGGGQGLAAAHERGPEAVIDEVDRSGLRGRGGAGFPTGLKWRSVANHPWATHYMVCNAAEGEPGTFKDRWLIRHNPYLVLEGLAIAAFAVGAAGAFVALKASFEQETARLRRAAGEMRAAGLLGDVPIEIVTGPEDYLFGEEKAMLEVVEGRLPLPRILPPYQVGLFAARGAPNPTAMNNAETLANVGPILREGADWFRRLGTDESPGTMLFTSCGDVVRPGVYELPLGTPLRTLLEEHAGGTPEGRAVKAVFPGASAGILPGAALDTPMAFETMKAAGSGLGSAGFIVYDETACMVAAAAAFSRFLAVESCGQCPACKQGCLTITEHLDRIEGGEGSDDDLDKLLSRCRSVTGGTRCALPDGEAVLVASVVEKFGEEFTAHVDRGCPSPRDLPIPKLADFDEDTGQFVYADQSPYEDVPDEDRADEETPDD; encoded by the coding sequence GTGGCGAGCTCTTCCGTCACCCCCGATCAGAGCGTGTTGCTTCTCGACGACGAGCCGCTGCCCGACGTCGACGCCTACCGGTCCGCGGGCGGCGGGCAGGGGCTCGCCGCAGCGCACGAGCGGGGACCCGAGGCGGTCATCGACGAGGTGGACCGGTCGGGTCTGCGTGGGCGGGGCGGGGCGGGCTTCCCGACCGGGCTGAAGTGGCGGTCGGTCGCCAACCATCCGTGGGCCACCCACTACATGGTCTGCAACGCCGCGGAGGGGGAGCCGGGCACGTTCAAGGACCGCTGGCTCATCCGCCACAACCCCTACCTCGTCCTCGAAGGCCTCGCGATCGCCGCCTTCGCCGTCGGGGCCGCTGGCGCGTTCGTGGCGCTGAAGGCGTCCTTCGAGCAGGAGACCGCACGGTTGCGGCGCGCCGCCGGCGAGATGCGGGCGGCCGGCCTGCTCGGCGACGTGCCCATCGAGATCGTGACGGGCCCCGAGGACTACCTGTTCGGCGAGGAGAAGGCGATGCTGGAGGTGGTCGAGGGCCGCCTGCCCCTGCCGCGCATCCTCCCGCCGTACCAGGTGGGGTTGTTCGCGGCGCGCGGGGCGCCCAACCCCACCGCGATGAACAACGCGGAGACGCTCGCCAACGTCGGGCCGATCCTCCGCGAGGGTGCGGACTGGTTCCGCCGGCTCGGCACCGACGAGTCTCCCGGCACGATGCTGTTCACCTCCTGCGGCGACGTCGTGCGTCCCGGCGTCTACGAGCTGCCGCTCGGCACGCCGCTGCGCACCCTGCTCGAGGAGCACGCCGGTGGGACTCCCGAGGGCCGGGCGGTCAAGGCGGTCTTCCCCGGCGCGTCCGCCGGCATCCTGCCGGGTGCCGCGCTCGACACCCCCATGGCCTTCGAGACGATGAAGGCGGCGGGATCCGGGCTCGGCTCTGCGGGGTTCATCGTCTACGACGAGACGGCCTGCATGGTGGCTGCGGCGGCTGCGTTCTCCCGGTTCCTCGCCGTCGAGTCGTGCGGCCAGTGCCCGGCCTGCAAGCAGGGGTGTCTTACGATCACCGAGCACCTCGACCGCATCGAGGGAGGCGAGGGCTCCGACGACGACCTCGACAAGCTCCTGTCACGCTGCCGCAGCGTCACCGGCGGCACCCGCTGCGCCCTGCCCGACGGGGAGGCGGTGCTCGTGGCGAGCGTCGTCGAGAAGTTCGGGGAGGAGTTCACCGCTCACGTCGACCGGGGCTGCCCGTCGCCACGCGACCTGCCGATCCCGAAGCTCGCCGACTTCGACGAGGACACGGGGCAGTTCGTCTACGCCGACCAGTCGCCCTACGAGGACGTACCCGACGAGGACAGGGCCGACGAGGAGACGCCTGATGACTGA